From the Desulfovibrio sp. UIB00 genome, one window contains:
- a CDS encoding thiazole synthase, which translates to MNDPFIIGGVTLTSRLFIGTGKYGADSLIPSVAEASGAQVITVAMRRVDKQAENQASSQGIMGHIPAHMRLLPNTSGARSAEEAVRLARLARAAGCGDWIKIEVISDTRHLLPDGYETAKATEILAKEGFTVLPYINPDLYVARACVNAGAAAVMPLGAPIGTNRGLRTKEMVGILIEEIDLPIVVDAGIGRPSQACEAMEMGAAACLVNTAIASSSDPVSMARAFGAAVQAGRDAWLAGPGAVKAQGQGAEASSPLTGFLR; encoded by the coding sequence ATGAACGATCCCTTCATCATCGGCGGAGTCACCCTTACCAGCCGTCTTTTCATCGGTACCGGCAAATACGGAGCCGACAGCCTCATCCCTTCAGTGGCGGAAGCCAGCGGCGCGCAAGTCATCACCGTGGCCATGCGCCGTGTGGACAAACAGGCCGAGAATCAGGCCTCCAGCCAGGGCATCATGGGGCATATCCCCGCGCATATGCGCCTTTTGCCCAACACCTCGGGCGCGCGAAGCGCCGAGGAAGCCGTGCGCCTGGCCCGGCTCGCCCGCGCTGCGGGATGCGGCGACTGGATAAAAATTGAAGTCATTTCCGACACCCGCCATCTGCTGCCCGACGGCTACGAAACCGCCAAGGCCACGGAAATACTTGCCAAAGAAGGCTTTACCGTGCTGCCCTACATCAATCCAGATCTTTACGTGGCGCGGGCCTGCGTCAACGCTGGCGCGGCAGCCGTCATGCCGCTGGGTGCGCCCATCGGCACCAACCGGGGTCTGCGCACAAAGGAAATGGTGGGCATCCTGATTGAAGAAATCGACCTGCCCATTGTAGTGGATGCGGGCATTGGCCGCCCTTCGCAGGCTTGCGAGGCCATGGAAATGGGCGCGGCGGCCTGTTTGGTCAACACGGCCATTGCCTCGTCCAGCGATCCCGTCAGCATGGCCCGCGCATTCGGCGCGGCAGTCCAGGCCGGGCGCGATGCATGGCTGGCGGGCCCCGGCGCCGTCAAGGCGCAGGGTCAGGGCGCGGAAGCGTCTTCACCGCTCACAGGATTTCTCCGCTAA
- the thiS gene encoding sulfur carrier protein ThiS yields the protein MDVTVNGATEAIAEPCSVAELLATRGHDTARVVVERNGEILPRERFAQTLLCGGDSLEIVHFVGGG from the coding sequence ATGGATGTCACAGTCAACGGGGCAACCGAAGCCATTGCCGAACCATGCAGCGTTGCCGAACTTCTGGCAACACGCGGGCATGATACGGCACGGGTTGTCGTTGAACGCAACGGAGAAATCCTGCCCCGCGAGCGGTTTGCCCAAACCCTGCTCTGCGGGGGCGACAGTCTGGAGATCGTGCACTTTGTGGGCGGCGGATAA
- a CDS encoding carbon starvation protein A has protein sequence MESLEHINAITLVFAALCIFAIAYRVYGIFLANKVLKLDAGRITPAVRFADGHDYVKTNEFVLYGHHFAAIAAAGPLVGPVLAAQFGYLPGALWILIGCVLGGAVHDMVVLFASVRHKGQSLSAIAQREVGPVTGTVAGIAVLCILILTLAGLSLACISAMHNAPWSLFIVVITMPIAMLMGLIMRFKQNSVLLASLVGLVLLVVGILSGHDLMQKDVLGWAFDWDRNTVALAIAGYGFLASVLPVWFLLVPRDYLSTYLKIGTILMLAVGIIFVQPTLLMPTVTPFINGGGPVIGGPALPFIFITIACGAMSGFHAIIGTGTTPKMIGNERDILFVGYGAMLTEGFVAIMALIAACTLMPGDYFAINSTPDKFSSLIAAHPALNTVDLGFFEEKIGLNLHARPGGAVSLAVGMAHIFHKIPYMDHLMAYWYNFAVMFEAVFILTAIDAGTRVGRFFLQEMLGKVYAPFGDKNWMPGVYITSFIFTSMWGYLMYTGNISNIWPLFGLSNQLLAGCALIVCTSMLLRMNRGKLSLVTAIPGIFLTAVTFWAGYLQVTTTYIPGGKYLLAFLACLVMVLMVFVLVGTIRRWIALMNTTGTVNDAYGEPVRALAEE, from the coding sequence ATGGAAAGCTTGGAGCACATTAATGCCATCACGCTAGTGTTTGCGGCATTGTGCATATTTGCCATTGCCTATCGGGTGTATGGCATTTTTCTGGCAAACAAGGTGCTGAAACTGGACGCGGGCCGTATTACGCCAGCGGTTCGTTTTGCTGATGGTCACGACTACGTCAAAACCAACGAATTTGTTCTCTACGGCCATCATTTTGCCGCCATCGCGGCTGCTGGCCCGCTGGTTGGCCCTGTGCTCGCCGCGCAGTTTGGCTATCTGCCCGGCGCGCTGTGGATTCTGATTGGCTGCGTGCTTGGCGGCGCGGTGCACGATATGGTGGTGCTGTTCGCCTCTGTGCGGCACAAAGGCCAGAGCCTTTCGGCCATCGCCCAGCGCGAGGTCGGCCCCGTTACGGGTACCGTGGCGGGTATCGCCGTGCTGTGTATTCTTATTCTGACCCTGGCCGGTCTTTCGCTGGCCTGCATCAGCGCCATGCACAACGCGCCCTGGTCGCTGTTTATCGTGGTCATCACCATGCCTATCGCCATGCTCATGGGCCTGATCATGCGCTTCAAGCAGAACAGCGTTCTGCTTGCCAGCCTTGTGGGTCTGGTGCTGCTGGTTGTGGGTATTTTGAGCGGTCATGACCTCATGCAGAAGGATGTTCTGGGCTGGGCCTTCGACTGGGATCGCAACACCGTGGCTCTGGCCATTGCTGGCTACGGTTTCCTGGCTTCAGTGCTGCCCGTGTGGTTCCTGCTGGTGCCGCGCGACTATCTTTCCACCTATCTCAAGATCGGCACCATTCTTATGCTGGCCGTGGGCATCATCTTTGTGCAGCCCACCCTGCTCATGCCCACCGTTACCCCCTTTATTAACGGCGGTGGCCCCGTGATCGGCGGGCCTGCATTGCCCTTTATCTTCATCACCATCGCTTGCGGTGCCATGTCCGGCTTCCACGCCATCATCGGCACAGGCACAACGCCCAAAATGATCGGCAACGAGCGCGACATCCTCTTTGTGGGTTACGGCGCCATGCTGACCGAAGGTTTTGTTGCCATCATGGCCCTGATCGCCGCCTGCACCCTGATGCCCGGCGACTATTTTGCCATCAACTCCACCCCTGACAAGTTCAGCTCGCTGATCGCCGCGCACCCCGCGCTGAACACTGTTGACCTGGGCTTCTTTGAAGAAAAGATCGGCCTGAACCTGCATGCCCGCCCCGGCGGCGCAGTTTCCCTGGCCGTGGGCATGGCCCACATTTTCCACAAGATCCCCTACATGGATCACCTGATGGCCTACTGGTACAACTTTGCCGTCATGTTTGAAGCCGTCTTCATCCTGACCGCCATTGACGCCGGTACCCGCGTGGGCCGCTTCTTCCTGCAGGAAATGCTGGGCAAGGTGTACGCGCCCTTTGGCGACAAGAACTGGATGCCCGGCGTCTACATCACCAGCTTTATCTTCACGTCCATGTGGGGCTACCTGATGTACACCGGCAACATCAGCAACATCTGGCCCCTGTTCGGTCTGAGCAACCAGCTGCTTGCTGGCTGCGCCCTGATCGTGTGCACCTCCATGCTGCTGCGCATGAACCGTGGCAAGCTCAGCCTTGTGACGGCCATCCCCGGCATCTTCCTGACCGCCGTGACCTTCTGGGCTGGCTACTTGCAGGTCACCACGACCTACATCCCCGGCGGCAAGTATCTGCTTGCCTTCCTGGCCTGCCTGGTCATGGTGCTGATGGTCTTTGTGCTTGTGGGTACCATCCGCCGCTGGATCGCGCTCATGAACACCACTGGCACGGTTAACGACGCTTACGGCGAACCCGTGCGCGCCCTGGCCGAAGAATAA
- a CDS encoding DVU0298 family protein: MARMRSTKQKLKECLVSPQWREHLDEIAQGGLENVGPLFSFLLLGPQTMHRAAVALGQVTARLMQEQPESAKNIIRRLMWHLNEESGNIGWGIPEAFAEILAASESLAKDFHRILISYIIDLGRDDNYCDNDTLRRSCYWAIGRLAQARPQLCLTARPWLLKGLEDVDTVCQGMAAWALSQLPPDLMDAPALRRLAEAGNTAPCELFDGEDVYEKTASQIAAEALEGKLK, from the coding sequence ATGGCCCGCATGCGATCTACAAAACAAAAGCTCAAAGAATGCCTCGTCAGCCCGCAGTGGCGCGAACACCTGGACGAAATCGCCCAAGGCGGCCTCGAAAACGTAGGGCCGCTCTTTTCCTTTCTTCTGCTCGGCCCCCAGACCATGCACCGCGCCGCAGTGGCGCTGGGGCAGGTAACGGCGCGCCTGATGCAGGAACAGCCGGAATCGGCCAAGAATATCATCCGTCGCCTCATGTGGCACCTCAACGAAGAATCCGGCAACATCGGCTGGGGCATCCCCGAGGCCTTTGCAGAAATCCTCGCTGCCAGCGAATCCCTGGCCAAGGATTTTCACCGCATTCTTATCAGCTACATCATTGATCTTGGCCGCGACGACAATTATTGCGACAACGACACCCTGCGCCGCTCCTGCTACTGGGCCATCGGCCGTCTAGCCCAGGCACGCCCGCAATTGTGCCTGACCGCCCGCCCCTGGCTGCTGAAAGGGCTGGAAGACGTTGACACGGTATGCCAGGGCATGGCCGCATGGGCGCTCAGCCAGCTGCCGCCCGACCTCATGGACGCCCCGGCCCTGCGCCGCCTGGCTGAAGCGGGCAACACAGCCCCCTGCGAACTTTTTGACGGCGAAGATGTTTACGAAAAAACCGCCAGTCAGATTGCTGCCGAGGCCCTTGAGGGCAAGCTGAAGTAA
- a CDS encoding lysine exporter LysO family protein, producing the protein MKGSLIILFFFCSGALLARVGLIPAYLVEHDFTVYALWLLMLLVGISIGSDRRLGEILRTLRPRVLLLPLATTVGTFAGTALMSLFLAYSVSECMAVGAGFAYYSLSSIFISQYKGPELGTIALISNIARELITLLLTPVLAKYFGPLMPISCGGASTMDTTLPVITRYCGKDWIFVSIVHAMILDFSVPFWVIFFCTL; encoded by the coding sequence ATGAAGGGTAGCCTTATCATCCTTTTTTTCTTTTGTTCCGGTGCGTTGCTGGCCCGCGTGGGGCTGATACCCGCCTATCTGGTGGAGCACGACTTCACAGTCTATGCCCTGTGGCTGCTCATGCTGCTGGTGGGCATTTCCATCGGTTCGGATCGCAGGCTGGGCGAAATTTTGCGCACCCTGCGCCCGCGCGTCTTGCTGCTGCCGCTGGCAACAACTGTGGGCACCTTTGCGGGAACGGCCCTCATGAGCCTGTTTCTGGCCTACAGCGTGAGCGAATGCATGGCTGTGGGCGCAGGCTTTGCCTATTATTCGCTCTCGTCTATCTTCATTTCGCAATACAAAGGGCCGGAGCTGGGCACCATTGCGCTTATCAGCAATATTGCCCGTGAACTCATCACGTTGCTGCTCACGCCCGTGCTGGCGAAGTATTTTGGTCCACTCATGCCCATCAGTTGCGGTGGGGCGTCTACCATGGATACGACGCTGCCTGTTATTACACGGTATTGCGGCAAGGACTGGATTTTTGTTTCCATCGTGCATGCCATGATACTTGATTTCAGCGTGCCGTTCTGGGTGATTTTCTTTTGTACCCTTTAG
- a CDS encoding LysO family transporter, whose translation MFIALGLTFLGMALGFLLRGQPWITSLTRCVTPAIMLLLFALGISVGSNELLMQSLPRLGGAALALTVAGILGSFACVTLIRRFFTKTPTPTGISPQQKTSDAEAPNHEG comes from the coding sequence ATGTTTATCGCGCTTGGACTCACCTTTCTTGGCATGGCCCTTGGCTTTCTGCTGCGCGGCCAGCCCTGGATCACCTCGCTGACACGCTGCGTCACACCCGCCATTATGCTGCTGCTTTTTGCGCTGGGCATCTCCGTGGGCAGCAACGAACTGCTCATGCAGTCCCTGCCACGGCTTGGCGGCGCAGCCCTGGCCCTCACGGTTGCGGGCATTTTGGGTTCCTTTGCCTGCGTGACGCTGATCCGCCGATTCTTCACCAAAACGCCCACTCCCACAGGGATTTCTCCCCAACAAAAAACGTCCGATGCCGAGGCACCCAACCATGAAGGGTAG
- the coaBC gene encoding bifunctional phosphopantothenoylcysteine decarboxylase/phosphopantothenate--cysteine ligase CoaBC, protein MSESKSGLKTPFDQSTRYERKRLHLGVCGSVACYKAADLLRAWTGMGMHVSATLTPGARHFVAPLLFESLGAAPVYEDMFSPGQDVFSHLEPGQHAQALVVAPASADALFRLAHGAAGDMLAAQALAFDGPMVIAPAMNPRMWANPATQANIDILRQRGAHIVLPACGGTACGEQGEGRLAPLHDIFLAALRALSPQDMAGKRVMVTLGPTREAWDGVRFWSNPSSGLMGAALAVAAWLRGAEVTAVCGPGVRARLPREIVRHDVVSARDMFQAAADVWPGVDMGMFTAAVADFSPQPFGSRKFKKADAPDGLTVAFTPNPDILRTLSEGRKPGQKVLGFAAETAADMQALLPLAHTKLQGKKADVLAANRVNATDSGFGTATNSMVVVDAAGHEEIWPNQSKADVAWELCSWLLRS, encoded by the coding sequence ATGAGCGAAAGCAAAAGTGGCCTGAAAACTCCCTTTGACCAGAGCACCCGATACGAACGCAAACGTCTGCACCTTGGCGTGTGCGGTTCTGTGGCCTGCTACAAGGCCGCTGATCTGCTGCGCGCATGGACAGGTATGGGCATGCATGTTTCCGCCACGCTCACTCCGGGCGCGCGCCACTTTGTGGCTCCCCTGCTCTTTGAATCGCTGGGCGCTGCCCCGGTGTACGAAGACATGTTTTCGCCGGGTCAGGATGTTTTTTCTCATCTTGAACCGGGGCAACATGCGCAGGCGCTGGTGGTGGCTCCGGCATCGGCCGACGCCCTGTTCCGTCTGGCGCACGGCGCGGCGGGCGACATGCTTGCCGCGCAGGCACTGGCCTTTGACGGGCCAATGGTGATCGCCCCGGCCATGAACCCGCGCATGTGGGCCAACCCTGCCACGCAGGCCAACATTGACATCTTGCGGCAACGCGGGGCGCACATTGTACTCCCTGCATGCGGCGGCACGGCCTGCGGAGAACAGGGCGAAGGCCGTCTTGCCCCTCTGCACGATATTTTTCTGGCTGCCCTGCGCGCACTTTCACCGCAAGACATGGCGGGCAAGCGCGTTATGGTCACGCTTGGCCCCACCCGCGAGGCATGGGACGGCGTACGCTTCTGGTCAAATCCTTCCAGCGGCCTCATGGGCGCGGCGCTGGCTGTAGCCGCATGGCTGCGCGGCGCAGAGGTTACTGCCGTCTGCGGCCCCGGCGTACGCGCGCGTTTGCCGCGTGAAATCGTCCGGCACGATGTTGTGAGCGCACGCGACATGTTTCAGGCCGCCGCCGATGTCTGGCCCGGCGTGGACATGGGCATGTTCACTGCGGCTGTGGCGGATTTTTCGCCCCAACCCTTTGGCTCCCGCAAATTCAAAAAGGCGGACGCTCCGGACGGCCTCACCGTGGCCTTTACGCCCAACCCCGATATTCTGCGCACCCTTTCCGAGGGCCGCAAGCCCGGCCAGAAGGTGCTGGGCTTTGCCGCAGAAACCGCCGCAGACATGCAGGCCCTGCTGCCTCTGGCCCATACCAAGCTGCAAGGCAAAAAGGCCGATGTGCTGGCCGCCAACCGCGTCAACGCCACAGACAGCGGCTTTGGCACCGCCACCAATTCCATGGTGGTTGTGGACGCTGCCGGACACGAAGAAATCTGGCCCAACCAAAGCAAGGCTGATGTGGCCTGGGAACTGTGTTCATGGCTTTTGCGCTCGTAA